The Bacillus sp. Bos-x628 genome segment GTGTGAAAGAAAAGAGAATGTAACGAGAGACGATAAAGGAGGAATCTGATGATGAACGAATGTGTATCAAAAGAATCCATTATGCAGTTGTTAGAGGAAATCGAGCGTAAACTTGATGAAGTGGAGGCAACGCTTTCTGTTGCTGTTCAGCAAACAAAACATGAAGTAAGCCAGAAACAGGAACGAATGCTTGACCACCTTGAATTTGAAGTGAAGGAATGTGAATTGAAAATCCATACGGCAGATTATAAGCTTTCGGCAAGACCAGCGTTTCATGCTGGCTAGCTTTCATATTTGAGCAAAAAGTGAACGTTTGATAGGATGTTCATAGAGGTGAACACTTTGAATAATCAAACATTACTTGAACATACAAAAGAGCTCAGAAAATGGATAGAAGATGCTTATGAGCGGTATCAAAAGGGGAAATCTGAAGAGGAGTATCCAGCGTATGATTTTTATCAAGTCATCCAGCCGGCCGTTGTCCAATTTGAAAAGCAAATGGAGCAGTGGTTGACTGCTTCCACCCATTTTATTCATCAAGTCAAACCGAAATATTTACATCAAGAACAACTGGAAGCTGTGATGAATAATGGGAAAGAAATTGTCCTGCAATCTTATTTTGGCAAACTGCACCCCCCGCATGTGAAAAATTTAGTCGAATCAGTGATCTATACACTCAATCTTTTAATAGAAGAAATAAGAAAAAAGCGCAGTTGATGAGAAATCCTGCGTTTTTCTTATGATGACTTTAGGCACACCTTCTGTTTTCCATCATAATATAGCATTAAATCAATATGTTTTGAGATGGAGAGGAGCGAGAAAGATGTTCCCTTATTCAAACCAGCACTCTTATGAAATGAATCAATTTCAACAAGGGCCATTTCAATATCCTGAAATGCAGCAACCTCAGCAGTCTCCAGAATATCTAATGCCTC includes the following:
- a CDS encoding DUF5446 family protein encodes the protein MMNECVSKESIMQLLEEIERKLDEVEATLSVAVQQTKHEVSQKQERMLDHLEFEVKECELKIHTADYKLSARPAFHAG
- a CDS encoding YppE family protein, with translation MNTLNNQTLLEHTKELRKWIEDAYERYQKGKSEEEYPAYDFYQVIQPAVVQFEKQMEQWLTASTHFIHQVKPKYLHQEQLEAVMNNGKEIVLQSYFGKLHPPHVKNLVESVIYTLNLLIEEIRKKRS